From the genome of Delphinus delphis chromosome 8, mDelDel1.2, whole genome shotgun sequence, one region includes:
- the BDNF gene encoding brain-derived neurotrophic factor isoform X1: MCTVPPGFLKFHQVRRVMTILFLTMVISYFSCMKAAPMKEANVRGQGSLAYPGMRTHGTLESVNGPKAGSRGLTSSLADTVEHVIEELLDEDQKVRPSEENNKDADMYTSRVMLSSQVPLEPPLLFLLEEYKNYLDAANMSMRVRRHSDPARRGELSVCDSISEWVTAADKKTAVDMSGGTVTVLEKVPVSKGQLKQYFYETKCNPMGYTKEGCRGIDKRHWNSQCRTTQSYVRALTMDSKKRIGWRFIRIDTSCVCTLTIKRGR; the protein is encoded by the exons ATGTGCACAGTGCCGCCCGGCTTTTTAAAG TTCCACCAGGTGAGAAGAGTGATGACCATCCTTTTCCTTACTATGGTTATTTCATACTTCAGTTGCATGAAGGCTGCCCCCATGAAAGAAGCCAACGTCCGAGGACAAGGCAGCTTGGCCTACCCAGGTATGCGGACCCATGGGACTCTGGAGAGCGTGAATGGGCCCAAGGCGGGTTCGAGAGGCCTGACGTCGTCGTTGGCTGACACCGTTGAACACGTGATCGAAGAGCTCTTGGACGAGGACCAGAAAGTTCGGCCCAGTGAGGAAAACAATAAGGACGCGGACATGTACACGTCCCGGGTGATGCTCAGCAGTCAAGTGCCTTTGGagcctcctctcctcttcctgctCGAGGAATACAAAAATTACCTGGATGCCGCGAACATGTCCATGAGGGTCCGGCGCCACTCAGACCCTGCCCGCCGCGGGGAGCTGAGCGTGTGCGACAGCATCAGCGAGTGGGTGACGGCGGCGGATAAAAAGACTGCAGTGGACATGTCAGGCGGGACAGTCACGGTCCTCGAAAAAGTCCCCGTCTCGAAAGGCCAACTGAAGCAGTACTTCTACGAGACCAAGTGCAATCCCATGGGTTACACAAAGGAGGGCTGCAGGGGCATAGACAAGAGGCATTGGAACTCCCAGTGCCGAACTACCCAGTCGTACGTTCGGGCCCTCACCATGGATAGCAAAAAGCGCATTGGCTGGCGGTTCATACGGATAGACACTTCCTGTGTATGTACATTGACCATTAAGAGGGGAAGATAG
- the BDNF gene encoding brain-derived neurotrophic factor isoform X2, which yields MFHQVRRVMTILFLTMVISYFSCMKAAPMKEANVRGQGSLAYPGMRTHGTLESVNGPKAGSRGLTSSLADTVEHVIEELLDEDQKVRPSEENNKDADMYTSRVMLSSQVPLEPPLLFLLEEYKNYLDAANMSMRVRRHSDPARRGELSVCDSISEWVTAADKKTAVDMSGGTVTVLEKVPVSKGQLKQYFYETKCNPMGYTKEGCRGIDKRHWNSQCRTTQSYVRALTMDSKKRIGWRFIRIDTSCVCTLTIKRGR from the coding sequence TTCCACCAGGTGAGAAGAGTGATGACCATCCTTTTCCTTACTATGGTTATTTCATACTTCAGTTGCATGAAGGCTGCCCCCATGAAAGAAGCCAACGTCCGAGGACAAGGCAGCTTGGCCTACCCAGGTATGCGGACCCATGGGACTCTGGAGAGCGTGAATGGGCCCAAGGCGGGTTCGAGAGGCCTGACGTCGTCGTTGGCTGACACCGTTGAACACGTGATCGAAGAGCTCTTGGACGAGGACCAGAAAGTTCGGCCCAGTGAGGAAAACAATAAGGACGCGGACATGTACACGTCCCGGGTGATGCTCAGCAGTCAAGTGCCTTTGGagcctcctctcctcttcctgctCGAGGAATACAAAAATTACCTGGATGCCGCGAACATGTCCATGAGGGTCCGGCGCCACTCAGACCCTGCCCGCCGCGGGGAGCTGAGCGTGTGCGACAGCATCAGCGAGTGGGTGACGGCGGCGGATAAAAAGACTGCAGTGGACATGTCAGGCGGGACAGTCACGGTCCTCGAAAAAGTCCCCGTCTCGAAAGGCCAACTGAAGCAGTACTTCTACGAGACCAAGTGCAATCCCATGGGTTACACAAAGGAGGGCTGCAGGGGCATAGACAAGAGGCATTGGAACTCCCAGTGCCGAACTACCCAGTCGTACGTTCGGGCCCTCACCATGGATAGCAAAAAGCGCATTGGCTGGCGGTTCATACGGATAGACACTTCCTGTGTATGTACATTGACCATTAAGAGGGGAAGATAG
- the BDNF gene encoding brain-derived neurotrophic factor isoform X3 — protein MTILFLTMVISYFSCMKAAPMKEANVRGQGSLAYPGMRTHGTLESVNGPKAGSRGLTSSLADTVEHVIEELLDEDQKVRPSEENNKDADMYTSRVMLSSQVPLEPPLLFLLEEYKNYLDAANMSMRVRRHSDPARRGELSVCDSISEWVTAADKKTAVDMSGGTVTVLEKVPVSKGQLKQYFYETKCNPMGYTKEGCRGIDKRHWNSQCRTTQSYVRALTMDSKKRIGWRFIRIDTSCVCTLTIKRGR, from the coding sequence ATGACCATCCTTTTCCTTACTATGGTTATTTCATACTTCAGTTGCATGAAGGCTGCCCCCATGAAAGAAGCCAACGTCCGAGGACAAGGCAGCTTGGCCTACCCAGGTATGCGGACCCATGGGACTCTGGAGAGCGTGAATGGGCCCAAGGCGGGTTCGAGAGGCCTGACGTCGTCGTTGGCTGACACCGTTGAACACGTGATCGAAGAGCTCTTGGACGAGGACCAGAAAGTTCGGCCCAGTGAGGAAAACAATAAGGACGCGGACATGTACACGTCCCGGGTGATGCTCAGCAGTCAAGTGCCTTTGGagcctcctctcctcttcctgctCGAGGAATACAAAAATTACCTGGATGCCGCGAACATGTCCATGAGGGTCCGGCGCCACTCAGACCCTGCCCGCCGCGGGGAGCTGAGCGTGTGCGACAGCATCAGCGAGTGGGTGACGGCGGCGGATAAAAAGACTGCAGTGGACATGTCAGGCGGGACAGTCACGGTCCTCGAAAAAGTCCCCGTCTCGAAAGGCCAACTGAAGCAGTACTTCTACGAGACCAAGTGCAATCCCATGGGTTACACAAAGGAGGGCTGCAGGGGCATAGACAAGAGGCATTGGAACTCCCAGTGCCGAACTACCCAGTCGTACGTTCGGGCCCTCACCATGGATAGCAAAAAGCGCATTGGCTGGCGGTTCATACGGATAGACACTTCCTGTGTATGTACATTGACCATTAAGAGGGGAAGATAG